From the Panthera leo isolate Ple1 chromosome C1, P.leo_Ple1_pat1.1, whole genome shotgun sequence genome, one window contains:
- the TMEM200B gene encoding transmembrane protein 200B codes for MTAGSPGDCGEVRRSPEGRVSRLGRRLGRRRRPRSPPEPLRVRARLRLRSPSGAFAALGALVVLVGMGIAVAGYWPHRAGAPGPRAANASAPPLSELRREGRGAGRAHGPHERLRLLGPVVMGVGLFVFICANTLLYENRDLETRRLRQGVLRAQALRPPDGAGWDCALLPSPGPRTPRAIGRAEPESWDLSPRRGTSPVPSVRSLRSEPANPRLGLPALLNSYPLKGPGLPPPWGPRTQTGHVIITVQPSGSCIEHSKSLDLGLGELLLGAPAARDCAHRSWPRLDRLSLGGYAKLGGGGDLGARV; via the coding sequence ATGACGGCTGGGAGCCCTGGAGACTGCGGGGAGGTGCGCAGGAGCCCCGAGGGCCGCGTCTCTCGCCTGGGCCGCCGCCTGGGCCGCCGCCGGCGCCCGCGCTCCCCGCCCGAACCTCTGCGGGTGCGGGCACGGCTGCGGCTGCGCTCGCCGTCGGGGGCGTTCGCGGCGCTGGGGGCGCTCGTGGTACTGGTGGGCATGGGCATCGCCGTGGCCGGCTACTGGCCGCACCGCGCCGGCGCCCCAGGGCCGCGCGCTGCCAATGCCAGCGCGCCCCCCCTGAGCGAGCTGCGACGCGAGGGTCGCGGCGCCGGCCGGGCCCACGGCCCGCACGAGCGGCTGCGGCTCCTCGGGCCGGTGGTCATGGGCGTCGGCCTGTTCGTGTTCATCTGCGCCAACACGCTACTCTACGAGAACCGCGACTTGGAAACGCGACGGCTTCGCCAGGGGGTGCTGCGGGCTCAGGCGCTCCGCCCTCCTGACGGCGCCGGCTGGGACTgcgccctcctccccagccccggaCCCAGGACTCCCCGAGCCATAGGCCGCGCAGAGCCAGAAAGTTGGGACCTGTCCCCGCGTCGGGGTACCTCACCCGTCCCGTCAGTGCGGAGTCTGCGTTCAGAGCCTGCTAATCCTCGCTTGGGGTTACCTGCCCTGCTCAACAGTTACCCTCTGAAGGGCCCAGGGCTGCCCCCACCCTGGGGTCCACGGACCCAGACTGGCCATGTGATTATCACCGTGCAGCCCTCTGGTTCCTGCATCGAACATTCCAAGTCTCTGGATCTGGGCCTTGGGGAGCTCCTACTTGGGGCCCCGGCAGCTCGAGACTGTGCTCACCGGAGCTGGCCACGGCTGGACCGCCTCAGTCTGGGGGGTTATGCCAagttgggaggaggaggggacttGGGAGCCCGGGTTTGA